A single region of the Candidatus Protochlamydia amoebophila UWE25 genome encodes:
- a CDS encoding WD40 repeat domain-containing protein — protein MNSAKVRQEATHYLRNPEKLKAERRFLLTIVRLSKDCIKIKVAAANALMILKKTNFSFIGSDFRGIQAPGVRLARTLLDKVNFSGANLKGANFTDCSLEDTILDDAQLEGVQFGKLPYLNHQDNVLAMALSPNGKHLASTGAKNLYVWNLETFEVEKQPLETGRDWKTFLLFFQDGQFLFKAYSKIGNRTHKLKVEIWKTNPLEMINRLIFDNVSIFLLLALTRDGTKLVSVGVKNEILCDAETEICLWQVDFNEQSLPQLTLAKKKIITGLAKKASYAPKISVIALYFFERSCVEFYSLPDLEIKQDWKLPLKMKKKYKVSNMIFTSQESQLIISILTGISEVFGEVKDKVYIWDIKNKKKKFLFFEKRPITNLQFLPDSPWMAYFTGDKHDEVFFRTRDKDFKLKFSEQLSAKINDIYQLYQRTISNSSSTITQNFISNGQFVFRSKTNQIFIAPLKNFVGKKEFTLSISALHFSSDEQTIYLWMVENKSYYSPDGQTKCLWNAENKLYIYQTSNGKNLGHKNLQKPSFEPMWMWGCRLSSNAQYCIKTYYHTSPGKNKIIISQVENKDVQSSYIGTFFACTLSKDNRYLLFIYRNQFELIKADFNEQNQLVDMDFNEQKTTVFCPRLLDKEKIKCTFSDPLFPITTLALVNDESGQINIWEIDWEAKQVQEVDQCSTELSFTNFFFLDQSKFYFRKDKKTLAIWDKKTRSEETIKFKNELVDFDISDDGFWMVTVEKLASSMRRGPFLYDKNKFRLWNLDQREKLDRFILPFHDLIIQLSPQGKFLILRNIDGLVKLSVWKIKKGKFLPLWKIPNHLNVKGLSLKNTQNLDRINALLLSQLQNEKNFHKDI, from the coding sequence ATGAATTCAGCCAAGGTGAGACAGGAAGCTACTCATTACTTGCGCAACCCTGAAAAATTGAAAGCAGAACGGCGCTTTCTTTTAACAATTGTCAGGCTTTCGAAAGATTGCATAAAAATAAAGGTCGCGGCTGCAAATGCCTTGATGATTTTAAAAAAAACCAATTTTTCTTTTATCGGCTCTGATTTCAGAGGGATCCAAGCTCCCGGTGTTAGGCTTGCCCGAACTCTTTTGGACAAGGTTAATTTCTCAGGGGCGAATCTAAAAGGGGCGAATTTTACCGACTGCTCCTTGGAAGATACCATTCTCGATGACGCGCAACTTGAGGGTGTCCAATTTGGCAAGCTTCCTTATTTAAACCACCAAGACAATGTACTCGCTATGGCTTTATCTCCTAATGGCAAGCATTTAGCCTCCACTGGTGCAAAAAATCTCTATGTCTGGAATCTGGAAACATTTGAAGTTGAAAAACAACCATTAGAAACAGGAAGGGATTGGAAGACTTTTCTCCTATTCTTTCAAGATGGTCAATTTCTTTTTAAAGCTTATAGCAAGATAGGAAACCGGACTCATAAACTAAAAGTTGAAATATGGAAAACTAATCCACTAGAAATGATTAATAGATTGATTTTTGACAATGTTAGCATTTTTTTGTTATTAGCTCTTACTCGAGATGGAACAAAGCTTGTTAGTGTAGGCGTAAAAAATGAAATTTTATGCGATGCAGAAACAGAAATTTGCCTTTGGCAAGTAGACTTCAACGAACAAAGCCTTCCTCAACTTACATTAGCTAAGAAAAAAATAATAACAGGCTTAGCAAAGAAGGCTAGCTATGCTCCCAAAATCTCTGTTATTGCCCTATATTTTTTTGAAAGAAGTTGCGTTGAATTTTACTCTCTTCCTGACTTGGAAATTAAACAAGATTGGAAGTTGCCACTGAAAATGAAAAAGAAATACAAAGTTAGCAATATGATATTTACTTCCCAAGAGAGCCAGCTTATTATAAGTATCCTTACCGGAATTAGTGAAGTTTTTGGTGAAGTTAAAGATAAAGTATATATCTGGGATATAAAAAATAAGAAAAAAAAGTTTTTATTTTTTGAAAAACGTCCTATAACTAACCTCCAATTTTTGCCAGATAGCCCATGGATGGCCTACTTTACAGGTGATAAACACGATGAAGTCTTTTTTCGCACCCGTGACAAAGATTTTAAATTAAAGTTCAGCGAACAACTTTCTGCTAAAATCAATGATATATATCAATTATATCAACGAACCATCAGTAATAGTAGTAGTACTATAACTCAAAATTTTATTTCTAATGGTCAATTTGTCTTTCGGTCTAAAACTAACCAAATTTTTATTGCTCCCTTAAAAAATTTTGTAGGTAAAAAAGAATTTACTCTATCTATTAGTGCTCTCCATTTTTCTTCAGATGAGCAAACAATTTATCTTTGGATGGTTGAAAATAAGTCATATTATTCTCCAGATGGACAAACAAAATGTCTTTGGAATGCTGAAAATAAACTCTATATTTATCAGACTTCTAATGGGAAAAATCTTGGGCATAAAAACTTACAGAAACCTTCTTTTGAACCGATGTGGATGTGGGGTTGCCGCCTCTCTTCCAATGCTCAATACTGCATTAAAACATATTATCATACAAGCCCTGGCAAAAATAAAATTATTATTTCTCAAGTTGAAAATAAAGATGTGCAAAGTTCATATATAGGAACTTTTTTCGCTTGTACTTTATCAAAAGATAATCGTTATCTCCTCTTTATTTATCGAAATCAATTTGAATTAATTAAAGCAGATTTCAATGAACAAAATCAATTAGTTGATATGGATTTTAATGAACAAAAAACTACTGTTTTCTGTCCCCGTCTATTGGACAAAGAAAAAATTAAATGTACTTTTTCTGATCCTTTATTTCCCATTACAACCCTTGCCTTGGTTAATGATGAATCAGGACAAATCAATATATGGGAGATTGATTGGGAAGCCAAACAAGTACAAGAAGTGGACCAATGTTCAACGGAGTTGTCCTTTACTAATTTTTTCTTTTTAGACCAATCGAAGTTTTATTTTCGAAAGGATAAAAAAACACTTGCTATATGGGATAAAAAGACGCGTAGCGAGGAAACCATCAAGTTTAAAAATGAGTTAGTTGACTTTGATATATCCGACGATGGCTTTTGGATGGTGACTGTTGAAAAACTAGCGAGTTCAATGCGCAGGGGCCCCTTTCTTTATGATAAAAACAAGTTTCGCTTATGGAATTTAGATCAAAGGGAAAAGCTTGATCGCTTTATTCTTCCTTTTCATGATTTGATAATCCAACTTTCACCCCAAGGCAAATTCTTAATTCTTCGAAATATCGATGGTTTAGTAAAGCTAAGCGTATGGAAAATAAAGAAAGGAAAATTTCTTCCTTTGTGGAAAATTCCCAATCATTTAAATGTAAAAGGATTGAGTTTAAAGAACACACAAAACTTGGATAGAATAAATGCTTTATTGCTTTCTCAATTACAAAATGAAAAAAACTTTCATAAAGACATCTAA
- a CDS encoding IS982-like element ISPasp1 family transposase — protein sequence MDVTELYCTIDDFWKSFKQEWEKHLIDSGKHKKGPESVLSPAEMMTIIVLFHQSNYRTFKHFYNYINFYLRNEFPKLISYDRFVYLKKNMFVPLFAYLMHRKGKVTGIAFIDSTSIAVCHNKRISRNKVFAGLAKRGKNTSGWFYGFKLHIINNDSGEILAFQLTPGNVSDVSMAETLSKGLFGKLFGDKGYISGKLTESLLEQGLELFTSVRANMKQKLMTFNDKILLRKRSLIETVNDQLKNISQIEHTRHRNIGNFLVNMLGGLAAYSHQRKKPSLNFREEKFCVAIAA from the coding sequence ATGGATGTAACTGAACTATATTGTACAATTGATGATTTCTGGAAATCTTTCAAGCAAGAATGGGAAAAACACCTTATAGATTCTGGAAAGCACAAAAAGGGCCCAGAATCTGTGTTATCTCCAGCTGAAATGATGACCATCATCGTTTTATTTCATCAATCAAATTACAGAACTTTCAAACACTTCTATAACTACATTAATTTTTATTTAAGAAATGAATTTCCAAAATTAATAAGCTATGATCGATTCGTTTATTTAAAGAAAAATATGTTTGTTCCTTTATTTGCTTACCTCATGCACAGAAAAGGTAAAGTGACGGGAATAGCTTTTATTGATTCTACATCAATAGCAGTATGTCATAATAAAAGAATTTCGCGAAATAAGGTATTTGCAGGGCTAGCAAAAAGAGGGAAGAACACTTCAGGATGGTTTTACGGTTTCAAATTACACATAATTAATAATGACAGCGGGGAAATTTTAGCTTTTCAACTTACACCAGGTAATGTATCTGATGTATCGATGGCTGAAACCCTTTCCAAGGGGCTGTTTGGAAAGTTATTTGGAGACAAAGGTTATATTTCTGGAAAATTAACAGAAAGTCTTCTAGAACAGGGCTTAGAGTTGTTTACGAGTGTACGAGCAAACATGAAACAAAAATTAATGACCTTTAATGATAAAATTTTATTACGAAAGAGATCTCTTATAGAGACAGTCAACGATCAACTTAAAAATATTTCTCAAATTGAACATACTCGACATCGTAATATAGGCAATTTTTTGGTAAATATGCTAGGTGGGCTTGCTGCATATAGCCATCAACGGAAAAAGCCGTCTTTAAATTTTAGAGAAGAGAAATTCTGTGTAGCTATTGCTGCTTGA
- a CDS encoding RHS repeat-associated core domain-containing protein: MRWIIYILLNFILCLQTLTANNNDSIPAIESVATTEGLPSSLVGGMVCAISGQLVDQSVDVVVPGPEPLIFSRSYCSLSTQERFGISWWSNHRDMLYYSHGVYQQKEVNYCQLFSTSGSTLTYYHSLILDGDKKKCQFKMIRPKGLTNGAGNEISGRTNVNNYQVTTYPDDEQFSVKTGAGVVKHIQRYKTPLGDINYLQSSETKPNGIRLEYVHSKDVFGRLHIIKCLNAKTQRIFSTIRFDQVGKRLHLQTSDNQVVKYSFTRQTVKNYSNDTILYVKDVEKPRFPHESYEYVKRDSSDFLLMSKKKIADKQFLDISYYKNKHLYQFNNALPAICIEDKNDYRIDRVRQLKAPVGPDDKAITTHRFVYDIKQDDNELQEGKTDVYDAYSHKTTYCFTKEHRLEQIRKYQGTSDYHLFSKEGFVWGKEGSSNEGNLICKYLKDGQGNTHQARYFKYDERGNIKKKELWGCLTGMPTPQLQLDKHHIPINNGCEKEKKVCTYSEDGLNHLLTETDSNGVVTVYHYYPRSDLLAAKLIVVDEIVQKREFYTYDQNHVIIKKVIDDGKGLLEYDLTGLTKRFITHFYPRQHTLVHLPERVDHMYLDLQSKQEVLLNKVIYHYTLEGYLAKEDTYDNQGDFCYSKSWEYDGHGNCTKEINPLGEVSSKKYDDYNNLIFQEEPGSQFSLHNTYDYSNRLVLQEEKHTDGNYFATKHRYNYLNQCIATTDPYGQETTFEFDDLGRQIATHLPEIENEAGEIVSPVIHREYNLIGLPTCVTDAKGLQTKIQYNIRGQPILAHYPDGSSEQYLYLLDGTLIQKTERSGIRTHYEKDYQGRILTESTYAAEGNLLCAQHWSYNAFHPLTYIDKEGIVTHYHYDFAGRLVSQIKEDQMTEYFYDSLGREIETKEWIDESNYRRTIKVYDWLNRIIEDRLEDAQNQLYQCNQYTYNAKGNKIVVKAGEQVTKTTYDAHQNVIKITNALGQTTHTAYNPYYLNHYNQRVLQATTTDALGYQTILTYDNANRLVSEKRKTPFGIEISHQQFYYDLNGNQAKRIDHVMVDGKTTHSIETLFSYNENNQLIMLAEAAYTPEQKITHYLYNQRSQKISTTKPNGAILSHTYDSFGYLKTLKSSDGSIDYDYEYTLNGLVKKVVDYVTESSTERLYDQMGRMIQEKLGNGLILAYQYDRLGRAILITLPDQTTIEYQFSAVDLKAVHRLVNEKYSYTHKDLEHNLQGAPIKSQPPGENGLVHYQYDSLDRCVGVASPFFKQTISSEGYDEVGNLLSYETDGKVSSYTYDDFYQLQSEKGHANHKYQCDSLSNRLLKDDQEHTYNSLNQLLKRGDETYLYDPNGNLIEKQTASEKTIYTYDALDRLQSVTSKQKTISYSYDPFNRRLSKKGVKEEMYFHQGQEEIGAIVKGKITELKVLGKGEKYPPVAIELNDQVYVPIRDLFGQISGLQSLQGQLIETYRYSAFGEIQILNAKGKEIKESQVGNPWRYANKRFDPETGFVAFGLRYYDPNLGRWVTADPSGFEDGPNLYAYVHHSPLIYFDQFGLFTFSGLLDTTFDYTMALCDYGAFGIPGFVASNVYQYLNNDPLNNVVNHKFCESEKDYEFFHSDSEIPDAIYYNRSAVYNLNDFKNPSTNMPYNLKMTQGKLLMFMNGVNNSLQDHLSSLGHLGLLANHNVLGVYSASQGMFSDFYHYKQALINNVAYESVRILHRSWNEFFKDTPEGKILMVCHSRAAVYVRNALMDYPPELRKQIQVLAVAPGGYIADGLCGKVKHLTSDKDLIPWLDYHKISRCGDTVVNLKAHPEYFIMDHSFQSPTYAPEIKKFANKFFHE, translated from the coding sequence ATGCGTTGGATAATATATATACTGTTGAACTTTATTCTTTGCCTGCAAACGCTGACAGCAAACAACAATGATTCTATTCCAGCCATTGAATCAGTTGCAACGACAGAAGGGCTCCCTTCAAGTCTTGTAGGTGGAATGGTTTGCGCCATTAGCGGACAGTTGGTCGACCAAAGTGTGGACGTTGTGGTTCCAGGACCTGAACCCTTAATTTTTAGTCGTTCTTACTGTAGTTTAAGTACCCAAGAAAGATTTGGCATAAGTTGGTGGTCCAATCATCGCGATATGCTCTATTATTCGCATGGAGTATACCAGCAAAAAGAGGTAAATTATTGCCAACTTTTTTCAACAAGTGGGTCCACCCTAACTTATTATCATTCTCTTATCTTAGATGGTGACAAAAAAAAATGCCAATTTAAAATGATTCGTCCTAAAGGGCTGACTAACGGAGCAGGAAATGAAATTAGTGGACGAACAAATGTCAATAATTACCAAGTGACAACTTATCCTGATGATGAACAATTTTCAGTCAAAACAGGAGCGGGAGTTGTTAAACATATTCAGCGCTATAAGACCCCGTTAGGAGACATTAATTACCTTCAGTCGAGTGAAACCAAACCAAATGGCATTCGTTTAGAATATGTCCATTCCAAGGATGTATTCGGAAGACTCCATATTATTAAGTGTTTAAACGCTAAAACACAACGAATATTTAGTACGATTCGATTTGATCAAGTTGGTAAGCGTCTTCATCTTCAAACCAGCGACAACCAAGTGGTCAAATATAGTTTTACTCGACAAACAGTTAAAAATTATTCTAATGACACTATTTTATATGTAAAAGACGTTGAAAAACCTAGATTTCCTCACGAAAGCTATGAATATGTCAAAAGAGATTCATCTGATTTCCTCCTGATGTCAAAAAAGAAAATTGCTGATAAGCAATTTTTAGATATTAGCTACTACAAAAACAAGCATCTCTATCAATTTAATAACGCTCTTCCTGCCATTTGTATTGAAGATAAAAATGATTATCGCATCGACCGTGTGCGACAATTAAAAGCACCCGTTGGGCCAGATGATAAAGCTATTACAACTCATCGCTTTGTATACGATATCAAACAGGATGATAACGAGCTTCAAGAAGGGAAAACAGATGTTTATGATGCCTACTCTCATAAAACAACTTATTGCTTCACAAAAGAACACCGCCTAGAACAAATTCGAAAATATCAAGGCACTTCCGATTATCACTTATTTAGTAAAGAAGGTTTTGTATGGGGGAAAGAGGGTTCCTCGAATGAAGGAAATCTCATTTGTAAATATCTCAAAGATGGTCAAGGAAATACGCATCAAGCGAGATATTTTAAATACGATGAGCGAGGAAACATTAAAAAAAAGGAATTATGGGGATGTTTGACAGGAATGCCAACCCCTCAACTTCAGCTTGATAAACATCATATTCCTATTAATAATGGTTGTGAAAAAGAAAAAAAAGTTTGTACGTATTCAGAAGACGGGTTAAATCATCTTTTGACAGAGACAGATAGTAATGGCGTTGTTACCGTCTATCATTATTATCCAAGAAGTGATCTTTTAGCCGCTAAGCTCATTGTCGTTGATGAAATCGTACAAAAAAGAGAGTTTTATACTTATGACCAAAATCATGTCATCATTAAAAAAGTGATTGATGATGGGAAAGGATTATTAGAATACGATTTAACAGGTTTAACAAAACGCTTTATTACCCACTTTTACCCAAGGCAGCATACACTTGTACATTTGCCAGAACGAGTAGATCATATGTATTTGGATTTGCAATCCAAACAAGAAGTGTTGCTTAACAAAGTTATTTATCATTATACCCTGGAAGGTTATCTTGCAAAAGAAGACACTTATGATAACCAAGGCGATTTTTGTTATTCAAAAAGTTGGGAATATGACGGCCATGGCAACTGCACCAAGGAGATTAATCCTTTGGGTGAAGTCTCTTCTAAAAAATATGATGACTATAATAATCTCATCTTCCAAGAAGAGCCGGGTTCTCAATTTTCTTTACATAATACTTACGACTATTCCAATCGTCTCGTTTTGCAAGAAGAAAAGCATACGGATGGTAACTATTTTGCGACCAAGCACCGCTATAATTATTTAAACCAATGTATCGCCACAACTGATCCTTATGGACAAGAAACCACATTTGAATTTGACGATCTTGGTCGTCAAATTGCCACACATTTACCCGAGATAGAAAATGAAGCTGGAGAAATTGTTTCTCCCGTTATTCATAGAGAATATAATCTTATCGGTCTTCCAACTTGTGTAACAGATGCTAAAGGGTTGCAAACCAAAATTCAATATAACATTCGTGGTCAGCCTATTCTTGCCCACTATCCCGATGGATCATCCGAACAATATCTTTATTTGCTAGATGGAACTCTCATTCAAAAAACTGAACGCTCTGGCATACGCACGCACTATGAAAAAGATTATCAAGGAAGAATTCTAACCGAATCTACTTATGCTGCAGAAGGAAACCTTCTTTGTGCACAGCATTGGTCGTATAATGCTTTCCACCCCTTGACCTATATAGATAAAGAAGGAATCGTCACTCATTATCATTATGATTTTGCGGGTCGCCTAGTCTCTCAAATTAAAGAAGATCAAATGACAGAGTACTTTTACGATAGTTTGGGACGAGAAATTGAAACTAAAGAATGGATTGATGAATCAAATTATCGACGTACCATTAAAGTCTATGATTGGCTCAATCGTATTATTGAAGATAGGCTAGAAGATGCTCAAAATCAGCTCTATCAATGCAATCAATATACTTACAATGCGAAAGGAAATAAAATTGTTGTTAAGGCAGGTGAACAAGTCACAAAAACAACTTATGATGCCCATCAAAATGTGATAAAAATTACCAATGCACTTGGTCAAACGACGCACACAGCTTATAATCCTTACTACTTAAACCATTATAATCAACGCGTCTTGCAAGCCACCACAACAGATGCCCTAGGTTATCAGACAATTCTTACCTATGACAACGCGAATCGATTAGTTAGTGAGAAGCGAAAAACTCCTTTTGGAATAGAGATTTCTCATCAACAATTTTATTACGATTTGAATGGCAATCAAGCAAAACGCATTGACCATGTGATGGTGGATGGAAAAACAACGCATTCCATCGAAACCCTTTTCAGCTATAACGAAAATAATCAATTAATCATGCTTGCAGAAGCGGCTTATACACCCGAACAAAAAATCACTCATTACCTCTATAATCAACGAAGTCAAAAAATTTCTACCACAAAACCCAATGGAGCCATTTTATCTCACACCTACGATTCATTTGGCTATTTAAAAACATTAAAATCTTCTGATGGATCTATTGATTACGATTATGAGTATACATTAAATGGACTGGTAAAAAAAGTCGTCGACTATGTTACAGAAAGCTCTACTGAGCGTTTGTATGATCAAATGGGACGAATGATCCAAGAAAAACTCGGAAATGGATTAATTCTTGCTTATCAATACGATCGCCTTGGCAGAGCTATTCTTATCACCCTACCTGATCAAACAACAATTGAATATCAGTTCAGCGCAGTCGATTTAAAAGCTGTTCATCGTTTAGTAAACGAAAAGTACTCTTATACGCATAAAGATTTAGAACACAATCTACAAGGTGCACCAATTAAATCCCAACCGCCAGGAGAAAATGGCCTTGTTCATTATCAATATGATTCTTTAGATCGATGTGTCGGCGTTGCCTCCCCTTTTTTCAAACAAACAATTTCAAGTGAAGGGTATGATGAGGTCGGCAATCTGCTCAGCTATGAAACGGATGGCAAAGTTTCTTCTTATACTTATGATGATTTCTATCAATTACAAAGTGAAAAAGGACATGCTAATCATAAATACCAATGTGATTCCCTATCGAATCGCTTACTTAAAGATGATCAAGAACACACATACAATTCCCTCAATCAACTTTTAAAAAGAGGAGATGAAACCTATCTCTATGATCCCAATGGAAATTTAATTGAGAAACAAACGGCCTCAGAAAAAACCATTTACACCTACGATGCCCTTGACCGTCTCCAATCAGTAACATCCAAACAAAAAACAATTTCTTACTCTTACGATCCTTTTAATCGACGCCTGAGTAAAAAAGGTGTCAAAGAAGAGATGTACTTTCATCAAGGACAGGAAGAAATTGGAGCTATCGTTAAAGGAAAAATCACTGAATTAAAAGTTCTTGGGAAAGGTGAAAAGTATCCCCCTGTTGCGATTGAACTAAATGATCAAGTCTATGTCCCCATTCGTGATCTATTCGGTCAAATTAGCGGGTTACAGTCTTTACAAGGGCAACTAATTGAAACTTATCGTTATTCTGCTTTTGGAGAAATTCAAATCCTTAATGCGAAAGGAAAAGAAATTAAAGAATCTCAGGTTGGAAATCCTTGGCGTTATGCTAACAAACGATTTGATCCCGAGACAGGATTTGTCGCATTTGGTCTTCGGTATTATGATCCCAACCTCGGTCGCTGGGTCACAGCTGATCCTTCCGGCTTTGAAGACGGTCCTAACCTTTACGCCTATGTGCATCATAGCCCTCTGATCTACTTTGATCAATTTGGACTATTCACCTTTTCAGGTTTATTAGATACCACTTTTGATTACACAATGGCTTTGTGCGACTATGGTGCATTTGGAATTCCTGGCTTTGTTGCGAGTAATGTGTATCAGTACCTAAATAACGACCCATTAAACAATGTTGTGAATCATAAATTTTGTGAATCTGAAAAAGATTATGAATTTTTCCATTCAGATTCTGAAATTCCTGATGCTATTTATTATAATCGATCCGCAGTATATAATTTAAATGACTTTAAAAATCCTTCAACCAATATGCCCTATAACTTAAAGATGACTCAAGGTAAACTCTTAATGTTTATGAATGGTGTGAATAATAGCCTTCAAGATCACCTTAGTAGCCTTGGCCACCTTGGTTTACTTGCTAACCATAATGTACTTGGGGTATACTCTGCTTCCCAAGGGATGTTTAGTGATTTTTACCATTATAAACAAGCTTTAATAAACAATGTTGCTTATGAATCTGTGCGGATACTACATAGATCTTGGAATGAATTTTTCAAAGATACTCCTGAAGGAAAGATTTTAATGGTTTGCCATAGCCGAGCTGCTGTTTATGTTCGAAATGCTTTAATGGACTATCCGCCAGAATTGAGAAAACAGATTCAAGTCCTTGCTGTCGCTCCAGGAGGATACATAGCGGATGGCTTATGTGGCAAAGTAAAGCATCTAACGAGTGATAAAGATCTTATTCCTTGGTTAGATTATCATAAAATTTCGAGATGTGGAGACACAGTAGTGAATTTGAAAGCCCATCCAGAATATTTCATTATGGATCATTCATTCCAAAGCCCAACTTATGCACCTGAAATAAAAAAATTCGCAAATAAATTTTTTCATGAATAA
- the ispG gene encoding (E)-4-hydroxy-3-methylbut-2-enyl-diphosphate synthase, whose product MVQKKYCEAIHQTERRPTRIVNVGNVGIGGNHPIRIQSMTTSSTRDVEATIEQVIRLADQGCEIVRVTVQGIKEADACEHIKKGLIKRGYQIPLVADIHFYPPAAMRVVDFVDKVRINPGNFVDKRASFKQIVYDDESYAREIERIEEKFTPLVEKCKRLNRAMRIGTNHGSLSDRIMNRYGDTPFGMVESALEFARICRKNDYHNFLFSMKASNPQVMIQAYRLLTQAMYALEWDYPLHLGVTEAGEGEDGRIKSAMGIGSLLIDGIGDTIRVSLTEDPWHEINPCQRLIKLASAYQQQGVAPFIENYRQIEAIERRQVHLSSTVPMHRDGTVFISLPINMLKEASLYQQIGCEGPFGKPKLKTATADNLVLKNPNSDSEEKRQLQILKDLGIGLFSKDPFEMSLVIHPLKKWLQSRAVDSFASRFSSSWAKSAGQPLIIQITDETEKEWKEVISLKPQLIILSPSTNRLHYSRQFFEWLQQNQLNYPVILNFTYQGENEDTILLASMECGSLLCDGLGEGVWLEGPYDILFLRQLSFSILQAARLRMSKTDFISCPSCGRTLFNLQDVTKRIQSRTSHLPGVKIAIMGCIVNGPGEMADADFGYVGSKPGKIDLYVGKECVEKDIDFADADDRLVNLIRAHGRWIEPQTVNA is encoded by the coding sequence ATGGTCCAAAAAAAATATTGTGAGGCGATTCATCAAACAGAGAGGCGCCCGACGCGCATTGTTAATGTGGGAAATGTTGGCATTGGAGGCAACCATCCTATTCGTATCCAATCCATGACAACATCCAGTACACGAGATGTGGAAGCGACAATTGAACAAGTCATCCGTTTGGCTGATCAGGGATGCGAAATTGTTCGCGTGACAGTCCAGGGAATTAAAGAAGCGGATGCGTGTGAACATATCAAAAAGGGGTTGATTAAACGTGGTTATCAAATTCCTCTTGTGGCGGATATCCATTTTTATCCTCCTGCAGCCATGCGTGTTGTGGATTTTGTAGACAAAGTACGCATTAATCCGGGAAATTTTGTCGATAAACGTGCGAGCTTTAAGCAAATTGTTTATGATGATGAGTCTTATGCCAGAGAAATTGAGAGGATTGAAGAAAAATTTACTCCCTTAGTGGAAAAGTGTAAACGGTTAAACCGTGCTATGAGAATTGGAACCAATCATGGCTCATTATCCGATCGAATCATGAACCGATATGGAGATACTCCTTTTGGAATGGTCGAGTCAGCTCTGGAATTTGCTCGCATTTGTCGAAAAAATGATTATCATAACTTTCTTTTTTCTATGAAAGCTTCGAATCCACAAGTCATGATTCAAGCTTATCGTTTATTGACGCAAGCCATGTATGCATTGGAGTGGGATTATCCCTTACACTTAGGTGTGACAGAAGCCGGAGAAGGGGAAGATGGGCGAATCAAATCTGCGATGGGAATTGGATCTCTTTTGATTGATGGAATTGGGGATACCATTCGTGTTTCGTTAACAGAAGATCCTTGGCACGAGATAAATCCTTGCCAACGATTGATTAAACTGGCTTCTGCTTATCAACAGCAAGGTGTGGCTCCTTTTATAGAAAATTATCGTCAGATAGAAGCAATCGAACGACGTCAAGTGCACTTATCTTCAACCGTTCCCATGCATCGTGACGGAACAGTTTTTATTTCGTTACCGATTAATATGCTTAAAGAGGCTTCTCTCTATCAACAAATTGGTTGTGAAGGCCCTTTTGGGAAACCTAAATTAAAGACTGCCACAGCAGATAATTTAGTTTTAAAAAATCCAAATTCTGACTCTGAAGAAAAACGGCAGCTTCAAATTTTAAAAGATTTAGGAATTGGCCTTTTTTCAAAAGATCCTTTTGAAATGAGTTTGGTTATTCACCCGTTAAAAAAATGGCTCCAGTCCCGTGCAGTGGATTCTTTTGCTTCCCGTTTTTCTTCATCATGGGCTAAATCCGCTGGGCAGCCCTTGATCATTCAAATAACTGATGAAACTGAAAAAGAGTGGAAAGAAGTTATTTCTTTAAAACCACAATTAATTATTTTATCTCCTTCAACTAATCGCTTACACTATTCAAGACAATTTTTTGAGTGGCTACAGCAAAATCAATTAAATTATCCAGTCATTTTAAACTTCACTTATCAAGGAGAAAATGAAGATACCATTCTTTTAGCTAGTATGGAATGTGGATCCCTTTTATGTGATGGACTTGGAGAAGGAGTTTGGTTAGAAGGTCCTTATGATATTCTTTTTCTTCGTCAATTGAGTTTTTCCATTTTACAGGCGGCTCGCCTTCGCATGTCTAAAACTGATTTTATTTCTTGCCCAAGCTGTGGACGGACATTATTTAATCTTCAAGATGTCACTAAACGAATTCAGTCTCGTACCTCTCATTTACCGGGCGTTAAAATTGCGATTATGGGATGCATTGTTAACGGGCCGGGGGAAATGGCCGATGCAGATTTTGGGTACGTTGGATCTAAGCCTGGTAAAATCGATCTTTACGTTGGGAAAGAATGCGTGGAAAAAGATATCGATTTTGCAGATGCAGATGATCGTCTTGTCAATTTAATCAGAGCACATGGTCGTTGGATAGAACCTCAAACGGTCAATGCATAA